GCCGCTTGTGAGTTACGGCGGCGCAGACTCCGCCCCTTTCTCGGGTGTCGGACGCTCATTGGTGGGGGCGGCAGTCGCCGGCCGGTGACTGCCCGAGGAAAGGTTGCCTGGGACACGCATCCCTGTGTGAACGCATGACGTCCCACCCTGGCGCCAGGCTGTCTGGGGCTGAGTCTTAGATCAACACAGCTGTGGGACCGGGACCCACAGCTGGGCAAAGGAGCGGATTCCTCAACAAAAAATAGGATTGTGAGAAAAGTTCTGAAACAAAAACAGCGCAGACAAAAGCCTTAATGACAtcctttcataaaaataaaaaatgcaagagGGGGGAAAAAGCTGGTAAAAGGAGCAGAACTGGGAACAGAAAGTTCAGAGGCATTTGGAATAAGAGACTGAGGCCCCACCACCGCTAAACAAGTTGCAGAAGGCCTGAGCTAGCCCTTCAGTCCGCTGTTGGGAAAAAGAAGTCTTTTGGGTTCAAACTTGATCCAGTGTTCTCAACCGTaacccatttctttcagaattagcATCTTACATTGGAGAGTACCCTCAGAGGTCATTTGCTGCCCCCTCCCAcaattttacaaaaaaatgaagctcaggaaggaaggaaattcttCCAAGGCCACATTGCAAGTTATTGACATGACCAGGAAAGAATTCTGCTTGCTAATCCCACTGCATCTCTTTCCTGCCTGTGTCGCCCAGCTTCTGGGCATTTTAGCCTGAAAGCATCTTTAGAGATAACGTGAAAGTGCTTTGCAAACTGCTGTACAAGCCTGAGACATCCGTGGTAGTGATGGAGGAGTGAAAAAGAGAGGGGGTAATCTCTGCGGCTgctgctgagtctcttcagtcgtgtctgactctgcgaccccatagacggcagcccaccaggctcccctgtccctgagatactccaggcaagagtactggagtgggctgccattgccttctcccaaatctATGCGGACCTGTGGACTAAGCACGGACCACTCAACCAGACACATGCACTCAGCAGTCACTTGCCCTCACATCCACTCAACCAGTCCTCAGGCACCAAGAAGACTAATGGATGTGATGGAGACAGTATGTTAAGCGCCTTGCAGAGAAGAGACATTTAATAATTATATGTGAAAGGAAGGAGGTAGATCTAATTAGCTCCATTTTATAAATTGGAAAATTGAGGCAGAGAGACATGACTTACCCAAAACTCACAGGTTtactaaaaaagaatggaaatttgAACATAAATCTGCCTAGCCCCAAAGGCCATGATTTTTTCCAGAACCTGGGCTTGACTATTTTGCACAAACCATGGAGGTCTATgtgacagaaaaggaaaaggtttTCTTTTGGGTCATGCAGGAGTTCTCATAGTCACCATATTCCCTTCCTGAGACCAAATAGCTGACAAGTTCTCCAGTTGACTTCTGTAGCATACATAGACTGATTTGTCCATTCATAGGATATTTTCACCTTCTTATACTAAAGAGACTGTCCTTGAAAACATCCATATTTCAGGAAGTAATCTTTTGAAGACCTTTTACCTGGGACACAGATTCCTGTGGTatgacagctaaaaaaaaaaaaaaagaggcttcaGGGATGGCTCTGCCATTACTTGTGGTGTGACCTTGGAAACATCTTATAACTCCTTTCTGGACCCTTTACCATCCCACACCTGCCTGTCCAAATTTCATAAAGCATCAGACTTCTAGAATTGGAATGGATTTTAAATAATCACTTGGCACCATTTCCCCATTTTAGTCATAAGGAACCAAGTCCAGGGTACCTGAGCTTGTCCACGATCACAGGACAGATTATTGGCAAGGCTGGGAAGTTGAATCCAGGACTCCTAACTCCAAGTCTAGTGTCCTGTTTTACTATGACTCTTTTGAGATTGTCCTAGCTCTGAGCTCCCATTGTCCCGTTAATCAGTGCCACATAGTATAGAACTCTTAATTGTTTCCGGTGTTAATCTTGTCTCCCCCCATCCTGGGATCCTTGAGAGCAGAAGTCAGTTTTAAGGAAAGCAACTCCATAAATATTCATCAAGTGATCGATTAGAGAAGCAACCATTGAAGGATCCCACCTGGTCACTCCCCAGACGGAAACCAGCATTCAGAGGCTGCACGTTCCCCCAAACCCTTGGAAATGACAAGACCAGCAAAGAATGCAATGTCCCATTGCAATACGGGGCTTACTCACCGGTCCCTTTCTTGGGGGCTCTCAGATAGAGCTGGAGCCATTTTAGCAAGGCTAAGAATAATCAAGTCCAGGTGGCCTGCCCTTCCACAGCAGAAAGAGACAATAGAGTGATGAAATTACCGAACTATTGTTTTCTGCATAGAGGTGTGTGGAGAATGTGGggttggagggagggagaagggagagttGAAAAAAAGATTAACTGACCCAAAGGGAGCTCCTAAAAAGGTTATCTAGAAATCAGCCCATCTGTATCCCATATTCAAAACCCTGTCCAAAATTCTAATCAAACTCACTTCCAAAACATAACTGGGCATATATTTGGCTCCTTATGGAATGCATGGGGCCAGAGGGTGGGAGCTTTTTCCCTTCCCCAAGCAAAAAGCAcatttcaagcttttttttttctttctttctccttgttgCTCAGTGTTCTTTGCTCAAACCCCCTTGCCCTCCTCCTTCTGCAATCTCAGCGCCTAGCCCAAATCTGTTTTCTTCATTGTAACCTCAGCTTCACCGCAATTAATTTTTCCCCCTCTGGTCACAAGATAATTCCTGACGCCAGTGAGTCTGGAGGTCAGACGAACAGCAAATTGGGGAACAAGGCGGCACTAATTCCTTACAAGTTTCCCTTGAAAAatcttttgcttaaaaaaaagaaaaaagaaaaaagctttgcTGTTCAGGGATTTATGACCTTGGAGGACTACGGGTTCGAACCAGTATTGGGCTGTAGGTGGACTGGCAAGCGGGCAGGGGAGCTCAAAGATACAGGGCGCTGCCAGGAAAAGGCAAATTCTTAAAAGTTAATggttttaagtgattttttaaaatccttgctGGCAAAGAGGCCCGCCTCTCCCCAGTATCAGCGCTTCCTCATTCTTTGAATCCGCGGCTCCGCGGTATTCGGCGTCACACCGGCCAGAGGAAGCCTGTTTGCAATTTACCCGGGTTGTGAACGCCCAGGGTCGACGGAGGCGGGGCCAACTGTTTTGCATAAAGGGGCGTGCCCTCCAGGCCAACTCTATAAATGCAGACTTCGGCGAGCGTGCGCGCGTTGCAGGCTGCTCTAGAGGGTCTCtggctttcttcttccttccagcACTTCCCAACCTCATTCCTCAGTATGAAGGCGCTCAGCCCGGTTCGCGGCTGCTACGAGGCGGTGTGCTGCCTGTCGGAACGCAGCCTGGCCATCGCGCGGGGCCGTGGCAAGAGCCCGGCCGCCGAGGAGCCGCTGAGCCTGCTTGACGACATGAACCACTGCTACTCGCGGCTGAGGGAACTGGTACCCGGAGTCCCGCGAGGCACTCAGCTTAGCCAGGTGGAAATCCTGCAGCGCGTCATCGACTACATCCTCGACCTGCAGGTGGTCCTGGCCGAGCCGGCCCCTGGGCCCCCAGACGGCCCGCATCTTCCCATCCAGGTGCGCGCGGGCGTGCTCGGGAGCTGGGGCGGGGCTGAACTCCAGGGCTGGGATGCTACGGGGACCCCTGGACCTTCCAAACTCCGTGCGTAAActctttcccccttttccttctctcagaCAGCCGAGCTCGCTCCGGAACTTGTCATCTCCAACGACCAAAGGAGCTTCTGCCACTGACCTGGCCCGTCCTGGCGCCTCCAGGTGAGTATCCAAGCCTTCTCccgggggcggggaagggggatGGCTGGTGCTTAAACGGCAGATCTTGGAGTTGGTAGGCCTTTTAAAGGATTACCGCGGCCCCCTCGGTGTAGGGAAATTCAGGCCAGAGAGGCGCAAGTGACTTGCCCGTGGTCACAGCAAATGAATGACGGAACCAATTCCGATCCAGAGTTCGTTTCAACCTGAAGTGCACGTTGTTACCGTCTTCCCCCATTGGCCAAAGGTGCGAAACTATAGACGCAGGTCCGACTAAATAAAATAGTTAGTGGCTTGGAGTCGTGAAAGGAGCCGCGTTTTCCTCAGCCCCCTCCCAACTAGTGTCACTTCCAAGAGGGAGGGGTGGTGCAAGCTCCGCCTGTGGTCCTTCGGCGCCAACTGGGTGGGGGCAGTGTGGGGCGAGGAGTTATCAGCTGGAGGTAGAGACCAAGTTTCCTCCCTGGCGCCGGCCAGTCTGCGGACGGCCCCCGCTTCGGCGCGCTCGGCGGAAACTGACGGCTCCCTGGTCTTCTTTCCTCCCCCGCCCAGAACGCAGGTGCTGGCGCCCGTCCGGGACCCTGGGACCCTCTTCGGCCGGAAGCCCGAGGGCATGGATGGGCCTCAACCTTGCcctgcccacttgacttccccaAACCCCTGCCTCGAGGCTGGACCTGCGCCCAGGAGCGAAGGACTGTGAACATGGGTGGCCTAAAGAGCCAGCGCTAGCTCTGGGCACCAGCTGGGCAACCTCCCCTAGCCCTCACGCCACTTCCAAGTTTTAAAGACTGTCTTTCAGTGTGTGGAGGTGtacggggttgggggtgggggctggctgTTCTCCAAATTCTGCCTTGGCCAAGGCAGCGGTAGAGCTGGTCTTCTGGTCTCCTTGGAGAAAGACTCTGTTGCCCTGATTATGAACTCTATAATAGAGTATTTAGCTTTTGTACCTTTTTTGCAGGAAGGTGACTTTCTGTAACCATGCGATGTAtattaaactttttataaaaGTTAACATTTTGCATAATAAACGGTTTTTAAACACTTGTGTTTATAATTTGATTCCTTAAGTGCTAGCACTGTTTCTCACAAAGCTGGATTTAGGGAGAATAAATTCATGTCTTTCTTGGAGCTTAGGAAAAGTAAACTTGCTTATTCCCTTAAAAGGGAGACAGGAGAATGCCTAGCTAGGACTGGGGAAGAGGGGGAAGTAGAAGAGGCTCGTGGTGGAGCCCCACACGCATTGGGTGCAGAGAAGAGCCTTGTGCTGTCTCACTTCACAAGTGAGGGAAGACTGGAAAGAGAAAGTGACTGGAACAAGCTCACCCAGCAAGTTGGGGGCCTAGGATAGAAATCTGCTCTCCTGAGTCCCAGTTCTTAGGTAGTTTGAGAGCTATGTTGCTAACTAGCAGATGGCTGTCATCTTTAATTCCATTAATGATGTTTCTCTAGCAGGGGATGTGAAACAGGACCCTCACCTGTTAGGCAGGGATGTTGCTGATAGACCCATTTCAGAGATGAATAAATGGATCACCGGGGTTGGTTTATTTCCTGCCTCAAGTTCTCTGGTTTATTTCCTCTTGGGCTTCCAAAGTTGGGGAAAATAGGACAAATCCCTCAAATCTGATCAACCACTCTAATCAGAAGGACTTTGGTGATGGTTGGGAAATAGGGGAACGGATTAGTCTACCACCAGTTAGTTGAAGACTGAGCCTAGACTGGGAGTTTGAGGAAGAGGGCACCACACCCCTCATTTCTGGTATATCCTTCCAATAACATCTCCAATGGGAGTCTCTGTAAGTATCTTTAGCCCTATTTCAGAAAtggagaaattgaggctcagtgGATAATGAGTTGGAGCCAGGTTCACACAGTCCCTCGAGAGGCAGAAATGGGATTTTAAACTTAACTACAGTGAccgtggacagggaagcctggtgttatagtccacggggtcacaaacagtcggacacaacttggtgactgaacaacagtcacCATGACTGTAGTGGAAAGGAGCAGGATCTGAGACTGGCTACTTCATGGGGCCAGGCTGAGAGTCAGGCAGAGGGCAAGACTCCCAAACCATGCCACGTTCCTCTGCTTCCCCTCCACCTCGATCTGGCAGTTCCCCAGGCAGGTTCCACCAGGCGCCTGGTCTTACTAGATTCCTGTTTATGATATGATCTCATTCATGTGTCGGCACCTGGCATTAGGTACTTCAGTATTTCATAACAAACAGGTCACATCATCACCCACCTTTCATGCCTTAACCCTGGTGAATTTGCCAGGGTGAACAGGGGCATGTGATGGGGAGGCAAACTTTGTCTTTGTGAACCACCCTCCTGATGGACCAGTGTTCTTAACCTGTTTCCTGTCTCTTCCAATGATCTGGTGGAAGGTATGAATACTCTTCAGaaaatccacacacacacacaattttaccAAAgcaatagggcttcccagatggctcagaggtaaagaatctgcctgccaatacaggagacacagattcaatccctgtgtcaggaagattccctcgagaaagatggcaacccgctccaatattcttgcttggggaattccatggacaaaagagtctggccgcctacagtccatggggtcacaaagagatggacacgactgag
This window of the Capricornis sumatraensis isolate serow.1 chromosome 3, serow.2, whole genome shotgun sequence genome carries:
- the ID3 gene encoding DNA-binding protein inhibitor ID-3, whose amino-acid sequence is MQTSASVRALQAALEGLWLSSSFQHFPTSFLSMKALSPVRGCYEAVCCLSERSLAIARGRGKSPAAEEPLSLLDDMNHCYSRLRELVPGVPRGTQLSQVEILQRVIDYILDLQVVLAEPAPGPPDGPHLPIQTAELAPELVISNDQRSFCH